From Carya illinoinensis cultivar Pawnee chromosome 5, C.illinoinensisPawnee_v1, whole genome shotgun sequence, one genomic window encodes:
- the LOC122311579 gene encoding chromatin remodeling protein SHL-like isoform X3: MAKPKAPRRTLDSYTVKHINKTIRAGDCVLMRPSDQSKPSYVAKIDRIEADGRGANVKVHVRWYYRPEESIGGRRQFHGSKEVFLSDHFDVQSADTIEGKCTVHTFKSYTKLDAVGNEDFFCRFEYNSSTGAFDPDRVAVYCKCEMPYNPDDLMVQCEGCSDWSEEVAGFSCFQTLGYEGGDKTTSEVTIHKHKLEL; this comes from the exons ATGGCCAAACCCAAGGCTCCAAGACGAACCCTTGACTCTTATACGGTCAAACACATCAACAAAACCATCCGAG CCGGGGACTGTGTCCTCATGCGGCCGTCGGACCAATCGAAGCCGTCTTACGTGGCGAAGATCGATCGGATTGAAGCGGACGGCCGTGGGGCCAACGTGAAGGTCCACGTCAGATGGTACTACCGGCCCGAGGAGTCGATCGGCGGCAGAAGGCAATTCCACGGCTCCAAGGAGGTTTTCCTCTCCGATCACTTCGACGTCCAGAGTGCCGATACCATCGAGGGCAAGTGTACGGTCCATACATTCAAGAGCTATACCAAGCTCGATGCCGTCGGGAACGAAGACTTCTTCTGCCGTTTCGAGTACAATTCCTCTACTGGAGCTTTCGATCCCGATAGAGTCGCCGT GTATTGCAAGTGCGAGATGCCTTACAACCCTGATGATCTAATGGTTCAGTGTGAAGGGTGCAGTGACTG GTCAGAAGAAGTTGCAGGGTTCTCATGCTTCCAGACACTCGGATATGAAG GTGGAGACAAAACGACGTCGGAGGTGACGATACATAAACATAAGTTAGAGTTATAA
- the LOC122311579 gene encoding chromatin remodeling protein SHL-like isoform X2, with translation MAKPKAPRRTLDSYTVKHINKTIRAGDCVLMRPSDQSKPSYVAKIDRIEADGRGANVKVHVRWYYRPEESIGGRRQFHGSKEVFLSDHFDVQSADTIEGKCTVHTFKSYTKLDAVGNEDFFCRFEYNSSTGAFDPDRVAVYCKCEMPYNPDDLMVQCEGCSDWFHPACINMTVEEARRLDHFFCENCSSEGQKKLQGSHASRHSDMKVETKRRRR, from the exons ATGGCCAAACCCAAGGCTCCAAGACGAACCCTTGACTCTTATACGGTCAAACACATCAACAAAACCATCCGAG CCGGGGACTGTGTCCTCATGCGGCCGTCGGACCAATCGAAGCCGTCTTACGTGGCGAAGATCGATCGGATTGAAGCGGACGGCCGTGGGGCCAACGTGAAGGTCCACGTCAGATGGTACTACCGGCCCGAGGAGTCGATCGGCGGCAGAAGGCAATTCCACGGCTCCAAGGAGGTTTTCCTCTCCGATCACTTCGACGTCCAGAGTGCCGATACCATCGAGGGCAAGTGTACGGTCCATACATTCAAGAGCTATACCAAGCTCGATGCCGTCGGGAACGAAGACTTCTTCTGCCGTTTCGAGTACAATTCCTCTACTGGAGCTTTCGATCCCGATAGAGTCGCCGT GTATTGCAAGTGCGAGATGCCTTACAACCCTGATGATCTAATGGTTCAGTGTGAAGGGTGCAGTGACTG GTTTCATCCTGCTTGTATTAACATGACTGTGGAGGAAGCTAGAAGACTAGATCATTTCTTTTGTGAAAATTGTTCCTCTGAAGGTCAGAAGAAGTTGCAGGGTTCTCATGCTTCCAGACACTCGGATATGAAG GTGGAGACAAAACGACGTCGGAGGTGA
- the LOC122311579 gene encoding chromatin remodeling protein SHL-like isoform X4: MAKPKAPRRTLDSYTVKHINKTIRAGDCVLMRPSDQSKPSYVAKIDRIEADGRGANVKVHVRWYYRPEESIGGRRQFHGSKEVFLSDHFDVQSADTIEGKCTVHTFKSYTKLDAVGNEDFFCRFEYNSSTGAFDPDRVAVYCKCEMPYNPDDLMVQCEGCSDWSEEVAGFSCFQTLGYEGICIH, from the exons ATGGCCAAACCCAAGGCTCCAAGACGAACCCTTGACTCTTATACGGTCAAACACATCAACAAAACCATCCGAG CCGGGGACTGTGTCCTCATGCGGCCGTCGGACCAATCGAAGCCGTCTTACGTGGCGAAGATCGATCGGATTGAAGCGGACGGCCGTGGGGCCAACGTGAAGGTCCACGTCAGATGGTACTACCGGCCCGAGGAGTCGATCGGCGGCAGAAGGCAATTCCACGGCTCCAAGGAGGTTTTCCTCTCCGATCACTTCGACGTCCAGAGTGCCGATACCATCGAGGGCAAGTGTACGGTCCATACATTCAAGAGCTATACCAAGCTCGATGCCGTCGGGAACGAAGACTTCTTCTGCCGTTTCGAGTACAATTCCTCTACTGGAGCTTTCGATCCCGATAGAGTCGCCGT GTATTGCAAGTGCGAGATGCCTTACAACCCTGATGATCTAATGGTTCAGTGTGAAGGGTGCAGTGACTG GTCAGAAGAAGTTGCAGGGTTCTCATGCTTCCAGACACTCGGATATGAAGGTATTTGCATCCATTGA
- the LOC122311579 gene encoding chromatin remodeling protein SHL-like isoform X1 has protein sequence MAKPKAPRRTLDSYTVKHINKTIRAGDCVLMRPSDQSKPSYVAKIDRIEADGRGANVKVHVRWYYRPEESIGGRRQFHGSKEVFLSDHFDVQSADTIEGKCTVHTFKSYTKLDAVGNEDFFCRFEYNSSTGAFDPDRVAVYCKCEMPYNPDDLMVQCEGCSDWFHPACINMTVEEARRLDHFFCENCSSEGQKKLQGSHASRHSDMKVFASIEVPSV, from the exons ATGGCCAAACCCAAGGCTCCAAGACGAACCCTTGACTCTTATACGGTCAAACACATCAACAAAACCATCCGAG CCGGGGACTGTGTCCTCATGCGGCCGTCGGACCAATCGAAGCCGTCTTACGTGGCGAAGATCGATCGGATTGAAGCGGACGGCCGTGGGGCCAACGTGAAGGTCCACGTCAGATGGTACTACCGGCCCGAGGAGTCGATCGGCGGCAGAAGGCAATTCCACGGCTCCAAGGAGGTTTTCCTCTCCGATCACTTCGACGTCCAGAGTGCCGATACCATCGAGGGCAAGTGTACGGTCCATACATTCAAGAGCTATACCAAGCTCGATGCCGTCGGGAACGAAGACTTCTTCTGCCGTTTCGAGTACAATTCCTCTACTGGAGCTTTCGATCCCGATAGAGTCGCCGT GTATTGCAAGTGCGAGATGCCTTACAACCCTGATGATCTAATGGTTCAGTGTGAAGGGTGCAGTGACTG GTTTCATCCTGCTTGTATTAACATGACTGTGGAGGAAGCTAGAAGACTAGATCATTTCTTTTGTGAAAATTGTTCCTCTGAAGGTCAGAAGAAGTTGCAGGGTTCTCATGCTTCCAGACACTCGGATATGAAGGTATTTGCATCCATTGAAGTTCCCTCCGTTTGA